One genomic segment of Pseudoalteromonas sp. GCY includes these proteins:
- a CDS encoding glycoside hydrolase family 97 protein, producing the protein MRPLSLPLIGLSLFTTTSFAASLAVSSPDGKITFTLSDDNSQPTYQVSFNDKTIIQPSKLGFDFATAASMRDGLSITTHQRNSVDSSWQQPWGEARVIQDKHNELAVTFAKQTDKSSQYTVRVKVFDDGVGFRYEVAQNQALYITRELTEFAFAQSDKSTAWWIPARGWNRYEYVYNTTPLHDAPHVHTPFTLKNQDGVHISVHEAALIDYAGMTLNQRRPGTFVADLTPWSDGVAVKTNGKFNTPWRTLQIGDKATDLLNSHLILNLNEPNKLGDVSWVEPGKYIGIWWGMHINKNTWGSGDKHGATTARTKEYLSFAADHGFDGVLVEGWNIGWDGDWFFNGDVFSFTDAYPDFDIDEIARHGEKVGTRLIGHHETSGNVSNYRNQMEAAFALYEKAGVRQVKTGYVADGGNIKRIDAEGNARFEWHDGQFMANEYLDNVKLAAKHKISINTHEPIKDTGLRRTYPNWIAREGARGQEFNAWGTPPNPPEHVPMLAFTRMLAGPMDFTPGIFDMGFNGLGDKTNRPQTTLAKQLALYVVLYSPIQMAADLPENYLAKPDAFQFIKDVPTDWEHSIALAGEVGDYVVFARKERKHKQYSGNDWFLGAVTDEEAREIPITLDFLESGKTFEAQIYADGGKAEWKQNPYEMNIYRQKVTSADKLTLKLAAGGGVAIRFKAL; encoded by the coding sequence ATGCGCCCCCTGTCACTTCCCCTGATCGGATTAAGCTTGTTTACAACTACGAGCTTTGCCGCATCTTTAGCTGTGAGTTCGCCAGATGGCAAAATCACTTTTACCTTGAGTGATGATAATAGCCAGCCGACCTACCAAGTCAGCTTTAACGACAAAACCATTATTCAACCGTCTAAACTTGGTTTTGATTTCGCAACAGCTGCATCGATGCGCGATGGCTTAAGTATCACCACACATCAGCGTAATAGCGTCGATAGCAGTTGGCAACAGCCTTGGGGCGAAGCCCGAGTGATCCAAGATAAGCACAATGAGCTTGCTGTCACCTTTGCTAAGCAGACAGACAAGTCGTCGCAATATACTGTACGCGTAAAAGTATTTGATGATGGTGTCGGCTTCCGTTATGAAGTTGCCCAAAATCAAGCGCTTTATATCACCAGAGAGTTAACCGAATTCGCCTTTGCACAAAGCGATAAAAGTACCGCGTGGTGGATCCCTGCTCGTGGCTGGAATCGCTATGAATATGTATACAACACCACACCACTGCACGATGCCCCACATGTGCACACCCCATTTACCTTAAAGAATCAAGACGGGGTTCATATCAGTGTGCATGAAGCAGCTCTAATTGACTATGCGGGCATGACCTTAAACCAGCGTCGCCCGGGAACATTTGTTGCCGATCTGACACCTTGGTCAGATGGTGTTGCGGTCAAAACCAATGGTAAGTTCAATACACCTTGGCGCACCCTGCAAATAGGCGATAAAGCCACTGACTTGTTGAACTCTCACCTTATTTTAAACCTCAACGAACCAAATAAGCTCGGTGATGTATCTTGGGTTGAGCCGGGTAAATACATCGGCATTTGGTGGGGCATGCACATCAACAAAAATACCTGGGGCAGCGGCGATAAGCATGGTGCAACTACGGCGCGTACTAAAGAATATTTGAGCTTTGCCGCTGACCATGGCTTTGATGGCGTGTTGGTTGAAGGTTGGAACATAGGCTGGGATGGCGACTGGTTCTTCAACGGTGATGTCTTTAGCTTTACCGACGCCTATCCTGACTTTGATATTGACGAAATAGCCAGGCACGGAGAAAAAGTAGGTACACGCCTAATAGGTCATCACGAGACGTCTGGTAACGTCAGCAACTATCGCAATCAAATGGAGGCGGCCTTCGCACTCTACGAAAAAGCAGGCGTTCGCCAAGTTAAAACCGGTTACGTAGCCGATGGCGGCAACATCAAACGCATTGATGCCGAGGGCAATGCCAGATTCGAATGGCACGACGGTCAATTTATGGCAAATGAGTACTTAGACAACGTCAAACTCGCAGCCAAACACAAGATCAGTATCAACACGCATGAACCGATCAAAGATACTGGCCTGCGTCGTACCTATCCAAACTGGATTGCGAGAGAAGGGGCTAGAGGGCAAGAGTTCAACGCATGGGGCACGCCACCAAACCCACCAGAGCATGTGCCAATGCTTGCCTTTACCCGCATGTTAGCAGGCCCAATGGACTTTACTCCGGGTATTTTTGACATGGGCTTCAACGGCCTTGGCGATAAAACCAACCGCCCACAAACCACCCTCGCCAAACAATTAGCGCTTTATGTTGTGCTTTATAGTCCAATTCAAATGGCGGCCGATTTGCCAGAAAATTACCTCGCTAAGCCAGACGCCTTCCAATTTATCAAAGACGTACCCACCGACTGGGAGCACAGTATCGCACTTGCAGGAGAAGTGGGAGATTATGTTGTCTTTGCCAGAAAGGAGCGCAAGCATAAACAATATAGTGGTAACGATTGGTTCTTGGGCGCAGTAACTGACGAGGAAGCGAGAGAAATTCCTATTACTTTAGATTTCCTTGAGTCAGGTAAAACCTTTGAAGCGCAAATCTACGCGGACGG
- a CDS encoding methylamine utilization protein — protein sequence MLNLTIFGRIAVVIAMLQAGLVNALEVQIVDADKQPLANAAVWLQGDGFDNERTTLDYKMKQKDKAFVPHILMVQAGTQVSFPNLDPILHHVYSFSAAKPFELKLYRDDPKQVLFDQTGVVELGCNIHDWMLGYIVVVDSPLFAVTDSSGKVSIDLGVKQVSALNLNVWHERFENIDKTEQHPLSIVNNTQAITYQIKQPLVAPFQDFSDGFDDY from the coding sequence ATGCTAAACCTAACAATTTTTGGGCGTATTGCTGTTGTGATAGCAATGCTACAAGCCGGTCTAGTCAATGCCCTTGAAGTACAAATTGTCGATGCTGATAAACAGCCACTCGCGAATGCCGCGGTGTGGTTGCAAGGGGATGGCTTTGATAACGAAAGAACGACGCTAGATTATAAAATGAAACAAAAGGATAAAGCGTTTGTGCCACATATTTTGATGGTGCAAGCAGGCACACAAGTCTCGTTTCCAAATTTAGATCCCATTCTGCACCACGTCTATTCGTTCTCTGCTGCAAAGCCGTTCGAGCTAAAGTTGTATCGCGATGACCCGAAACAGGTATTATTTGATCAAACCGGTGTGGTTGAGCTTGGCTGCAATATTCACGATTGGATGCTGGGTTATATCGTGGTTGTAGATAGCCCATTATTTGCGGTAACGGATAGCAGCGGCAAAGTATCGATCGACCTAGGTGTTAAGCAAGTCAGCGCACTAAACCTGAATGTGTGGCATGAAAGATTCGAAAATATAGACAAAACAGAACAGCATCCGCTCTCTATCGTGAACAACACTCAAGCAATTACCTATCAAATTAAGCAACCACTGGTTGCTCCATTTCAGGATTTCTCCGATGGCTTCGATGATTACTAA
- the sthA gene encoding Si-specific NAD(P)(+) transhydrogenase, producing the protein MSKKAAEKTETVPQSYQYDAIIIGTGPGGEGAAMNLSKSGKKVAVIERQHAVGGGCVHWGTIPSKALRHSVSRLIEYKANPLYRFTERPQRHTFQDILHHASDVISKQSTLRSSFYGRNRIHLFQGDASFVDVHTVQVIHQDGSQELLTAKTIVIATGSRPYRPPGVDFNHPRVYDSDTILSLEHNPQRVLIYGAGVIGCEYASIFKGLGAKVDLINTRDRLLAFMDAEISDALSYHFWNNGIVIRHNEEFAKVETHDKGVVVHLQSGKKVRADCILWANGRSGNTETLNLASVGLKADSRGQLKVNEHYQTEVDNIFAVGDVIGYPSLASAAFDQGRIAANAIVHGACDDRLITDIPTGIYTIPEMSSVGKTEQELTAARIPYEVGRAQFKHLARAQITGTEVGSLKILFHAETKEILGIHCFGERASEIIHIGQAIMEQKGAGNNIEYFINTTFNYPTMAEAYRVAALNGVNRLLD; encoded by the coding sequence GTGAGCAAAAAAGCTGCAGAAAAAACCGAAACTGTTCCACAATCCTATCAATACGATGCCATTATTATAGGCACCGGGCCTGGCGGCGAAGGTGCCGCCATGAACCTCTCTAAAAGTGGTAAAAAAGTCGCGGTTATCGAACGCCAGCATGCGGTTGGCGGTGGCTGCGTTCACTGGGGCACCATTCCCTCGAAAGCGCTCCGCCATTCTGTCAGTCGTTTAATTGAGTATAAAGCAAACCCGCTTTATCGTTTCACCGAGCGCCCGCAGCGCCATACCTTTCAAGATATTTTGCACCATGCCAGTGATGTGATCTCAAAACAGTCAACATTGCGTTCTAGCTTTTATGGCCGTAACCGCATTCACTTATTCCAAGGCGATGCCAGCTTTGTTGACGTACATACGGTACAAGTCATTCATCAAGATGGCTCGCAAGAGTTACTCACCGCTAAAACCATTGTGATCGCCACAGGCTCGCGCCCGTACCGCCCACCAGGCGTTGATTTTAACCACCCTCGCGTCTACGACAGCGACACTATCTTAAGCCTTGAGCATAATCCTCAGCGCGTGTTGATATACGGCGCGGGGGTCATCGGCTGTGAATATGCCTCAATCTTTAAAGGACTTGGCGCAAAGGTAGACCTTATCAACACCCGCGACCGCTTATTGGCCTTCATGGATGCCGAGATCTCTGACGCACTCAGTTACCACTTTTGGAATAATGGCATTGTTATTCGCCATAACGAGGAGTTTGCTAAAGTCGAGACCCATGATAAAGGGGTTGTTGTGCATCTACAGTCTGGCAAGAAAGTACGTGCAGACTGTATTTTATGGGCCAATGGTCGCTCCGGTAATACCGAAACACTCAACCTTGCAAGCGTAGGTCTAAAGGCAGACAGCCGCGGCCAGCTTAAAGTCAACGAACACTATCAAACCGAAGTGGACAACATTTTCGCAGTTGGAGATGTGATTGGCTATCCAAGCCTAGCCAGCGCAGCGTTCGATCAAGGGCGTATTGCGGCCAATGCGATTGTGCATGGAGCCTGTGATGATCGTTTGATCACTGACATCCCAACTGGTATTTACACCATTCCAGAAATGAGTTCTGTTGGTAAAACAGAGCAAGAGCTAACAGCCGCACGCATTCCCTATGAAGTGGGTCGTGCCCAGTTTAAACACTTGGCCCGAGCACAGATCACGGGCACTGAGGTCGGTAGCTTGAAAATTCTGTTCCATGCAGAAACCAAAGAAATATTGGGTATCCACTGCTTTGGTGAACGTGCATCTGAAATCATCCATATCGGACAAGCCATTATGGAACAAAAAGGGGCTGGTAATAACATCGAGTACTTTATCAATACCACCTTTAACTATCCAACGATGGCGGAAGCCTATCGCGTTGCGGCACTGAACGGCGTCAACCGCCTACTAGATTAA
- a CDS encoding acyl-CoA desaturase, whose product MKKPPILWTNVLFFSLSFLAAITLVPWYGFEYGYTTSHWVAFVACMFYAGLSITAGYHRLWAHKAYDAHPVIQVIFALGGAFALQNSILHWSSDHRVHHGQVDDPVKDPYAATRGFWYSHIGWMLRDYQGETYGDYNNARDLQRNPIVMWQHKHYMKLVWLTNIGIPLVLGLLLGNVLGMLLLAGVLRLVLSQHFTFFINSLAHIWGSRPYTEKNTARDNGLLALFTYGEGYHNFHHIFASDYRNGIRWYHYDPTKWLIRTFAALGLASKLKRTPVERIEKAKAETLLNKTKVSLAKLPLAQDKLTLLQQEYDLLLKKLQNYCTVQKQVLEAKKEAVLAQCEHSALMQQYKELEQAWESQKQAWIALNSRLLKTA is encoded by the coding sequence ATGAAAAAACCACCCATTTTATGGACCAATGTGCTGTTCTTTAGCTTATCGTTTTTAGCTGCGATCACTTTGGTGCCTTGGTATGGCTTTGAATACGGCTATACCACCAGCCACTGGGTAGCCTTTGTTGCCTGTATGTTTTACGCCGGTCTGTCGATCACCGCAGGGTATCACCGCTTATGGGCGCATAAAGCCTATGACGCCCATCCTGTGATTCAAGTTATTTTTGCGTTGGGTGGCGCATTCGCTTTACAAAACAGTATATTACATTGGAGTAGCGATCACCGTGTGCACCACGGTCAAGTCGACGACCCGGTAAAAGATCCATACGCTGCAACACGGGGCTTTTGGTATAGCCATATCGGCTGGATGCTGAGAGATTATCAAGGCGAGACTTACGGTGATTATAATAACGCCAGAGACTTACAACGCAACCCTATCGTGATGTGGCAACACAAACACTATATGAAGTTAGTATGGCTTACCAACATTGGTATCCCTTTAGTGCTTGGGCTATTACTAGGTAATGTGCTTGGCATGCTGCTATTGGCTGGTGTGCTTAGACTCGTATTGAGTCAGCATTTTACTTTCTTTATCAATTCATTGGCGCACATTTGGGGTAGTCGTCCTTATACCGAAAAAAATACCGCGAGAGACAATGGTTTGTTGGCCCTATTCACATACGGTGAAGGTTATCATAACTTCCATCATATTTTTGCGAGCGACTACCGTAATGGCATTCGCTGGTATCACTATGACCCAACTAAATGGCTGATCCGCACCTTTGCAGCGTTGGGTCTCGCCAGTAAGCTAAAACGTACTCCGGTTGAACGCATTGAAAAAGCCAAGGCGGAGACCTTATTGAATAAGACTAAAGTCAGTCTCGCAAAATTGCCTTTGGCGCAAGATAAGCTTACATTGTTACAACAAGAGTATGATTTACTTCTTAAAAAGCTTCAAAACTACTGTACTGTGCAAAAGCAGGTACTCGAAGCGAAGAAAGAAGCCGTACTTGCACAATGCGAACATTCCGCACTGATGCAACAATATAAAGAGCTAGAACAAGCTTGGGAAAGCCAAAAACAAGCTTGGATTGCACTAAATTCGAGGCTACTGAAAACAGCATAA
- the fabR gene encoding HTH-type transcriptional repressor FabR has translation MAGVRAQQKQKTRQALIEAAFNQLSAEHSFSNLSLREVAREAGIAPTSFYRHFKDMNELGLTMVDEAGLTLRQLMRQARRRIAKGGSVINTSVHTFMEFIEQSSNQFRLLLRERSGTSPAFRAAVAREIKHFILELAHYLETETGVDTHHAHMQAEAMVTLVFSSGAEALDQDPPQRAELTERLKWQLRYIAKGASGYAKHPEPIKK, from the coding sequence ATGGCTGGTGTACGCGCCCAACAAAAACAGAAGACCCGTCAAGCGCTTATCGAAGCGGCATTTAATCAACTAAGTGCTGAGCATAGTTTCTCGAATTTAAGCCTACGTGAAGTCGCACGAGAGGCGGGTATCGCACCCACTTCTTTTTATCGACACTTTAAGGATATGAACGAGCTCGGGCTGACTATGGTAGATGAAGCGGGTTTAACCTTGCGACAATTAATGCGCCAAGCAAGGCGTCGCATCGCTAAAGGTGGTAGCGTGATCAATACTTCTGTGCACACCTTTATGGAATTTATCGAGCAGTCGAGCAACCAATTTCGTTTATTACTGCGTGAACGTTCGGGTACTTCGCCTGCGTTTCGTGCCGCCGTAGCCAGAGAAATCAAACATTTTATCTTAGAGCTTGCTCATTATCTTGAAACAGAAACGGGAGTAGATACCCATCACGCCCACATGCAAGCTGAAGCAATGGTCACCTTAGTATTTAGCTCTGGTGCTGAGGCTTTGGATCAAGATCCCCCACAACGCGCTGAACTGACCGAGCGTTTGAAGTGGCAGTTGCGGTATATCGCAAAAGGTGCCTCTGGTTATGCAAAACATCCAGAACCAATAAAAAAATAG
- the leuA gene encoding 2-isopropylmalate synthase, with translation MQDKVWIFDTTLRDGEQALKASLTEEDKIQLAHTISRLNVDVMEVGFPVSSPADFRAVQRIAAEVKGPAICGLARAVSKDIDACGEALKGAEQRRIHTFIATSPLHLEHKLRMSLDDATSMAIKAISQARKYTDDVEFSCEDAGRTPHSDLCRIVEAAINAGASTINLPDTVGYVTPDEYAAMIYHIRNNVPNIDKARLSVHCHNDLGLAVANSIAAVQAGARQIECTINGIGERAGNCSLEEVAMIMKMRQDHLKVHTDIRSEEIYRASRQVAKICNMPVQPNKAIVGENAFAHSSGIHQDGVLKAQNTYEIMAPETVGVPSNQLNMTSRSGRHVIEHRLTELGYQKSDYDMDSLYESFLALADQKGTVYDYDLEAMIYFNQIKDKDERYQLQFVNASSNSQSIASATVGIALNGELKQEAATGNGPVEAAFVAIERITGMAVEVVEYNLDATGKGASSLGQVDIIAKFGGKQYHGVGLAADIVEASVRAMIRVYNLIDRAQKVSSLKQQRKAG, from the coding sequence ATGCAAGATAAAGTCTGGATTTTCGATACAACATTAAGGGACGGTGAGCAGGCGTTAAAAGCCAGCTTAACAGAAGAAGATAAAATACAGCTGGCGCATACCATTAGTCGTCTCAATGTGGATGTTATGGAAGTGGGTTTTCCAGTATCAAGTCCGGCTGATTTTCGTGCGGTACAACGCATTGCTGCCGAGGTAAAAGGTCCAGCGATTTGTGGCCTTGCGCGTGCGGTTAGTAAAGATATCGACGCATGTGGCGAAGCCCTTAAAGGCGCTGAGCAGCGCCGCATTCACACCTTTATCGCAACCAGCCCTCTGCACCTAGAACATAAGTTAAGAATGAGTCTAGATGATGCGACTAGCATGGCGATTAAGGCCATTTCTCAAGCCAGAAAGTACACTGATGATGTTGAGTTTTCATGTGAAGACGCCGGCCGTACGCCTCACTCAGACCTGTGTCGTATTGTTGAAGCGGCGATTAATGCCGGTGCATCTACGATTAACTTGCCTGATACCGTAGGTTATGTCACACCAGACGAGTATGCAGCGATGATTTACCATATTCGTAATAATGTGCCTAACATCGACAAAGCCAGACTAAGTGTCCATTGTCACAACGATTTAGGACTTGCGGTGGCAAACTCAATCGCGGCGGTACAAGCCGGTGCAAGACAAATCGAATGTACCATCAATGGTATTGGTGAGCGTGCAGGTAACTGCTCACTAGAAGAAGTGGCGATGATCATGAAGATGCGTCAAGACCACCTAAAAGTGCACACCGATATTCGTAGCGAAGAGATTTATCGCGCGTCACGTCAAGTTGCTAAAATCTGCAATATGCCGGTGCAGCCAAACAAGGCAATTGTAGGCGAAAATGCCTTTGCACATAGCTCGGGTATTCACCAAGACGGCGTCTTAAAAGCACAAAACACCTATGAAATCATGGCACCAGAAACCGTTGGTGTTCCGAGTAATCAGTTAAATATGACTTCACGCTCTGGCCGACATGTTATCGAGCATCGTCTTACCGAGCTTGGCTATCAGAAATCGGATTACGATATGGATAGCCTGTATGAAAGCTTCTTGGCGTTAGCCGATCAAAAGGGCACGGTTTACGACTATGACCTTGAAGCGATGATTTATTTCAACCAAATCAAAGATAAAGACGAGCGCTACCAATTACAGTTCGTCAATGCATCTTCTAACTCTCAATCTATCGCTAGCGCGACTGTGGGGATTGCCTTGAATGGTGAGCTTAAGCAAGAAGCGGCAACCGGCAACGGTCCTGTGGAAGCGGCGTTTGTAGCTATCGAGCGTATCACTGGCATGGCGGTGGAAGTGGTGGAATATAACCTTGATGCGACGGGTAAAGGGGCAAGTTCACTGGGCCAAGTCGATATTATTGCCAAGTTTGGTGGTAAGCAATATCACGGTGTGGGACTTGCGGCCGACATCGTCGAAGCGTCAGTGAGAGCCATGATCCGAGTATATAACCTAATTGATAGAGCACAAAAAGTGTCTAGCCTAAAACAACAAAGGAAAGCAGGATGA
- the leuB gene encoding 3-isopropylmalate dehydrogenase, producing the protein MSQTNYKIAVLAGDGIGPEVMQAAELVLDKVATKFNFALEKSPQAIGGAAIDQFGEALPAATLAACEAADAILFGSVGGPKWEHLPPNEQPERASLLPLRKHFQLFCNLRPAQLLPALSAASPLRCDISQQGFDILCVRELTGGIYFGEKGRQGEGESESAFDTQTYSRKEIERIARFAFDAARLRSNHVTSVDKANVLATSVLWREVVNEVAKEYPDVALDHIYIDNAAMQLVKQPSQFDVLLCDNLFGDILSDECAMITGSMGLLPSASLNQSGFGLYEPAGGSAPDIAGKGVANPIAQILSAALMLRYSLGQDEAARAIEKAVAEAVKDGVGTPDIYPQAGFTTMDVAQAIVDRV; encoded by the coding sequence ATGAGTCAAACAAACTACAAAATCGCAGTACTAGCTGGAGATGGAATTGGTCCAGAAGTGATGCAAGCCGCTGAGCTGGTATTAGATAAAGTGGCGACTAAGTTCAACTTTGCTTTAGAAAAATCACCACAAGCGATTGGTGGTGCGGCCATAGACCAATTTGGTGAAGCCTTACCCGCGGCGACATTGGCCGCATGTGAAGCCGCTGATGCGATTTTATTTGGCTCTGTGGGTGGGCCTAAGTGGGAGCATTTACCACCAAATGAGCAACCAGAGCGGGCATCCTTATTACCGCTTAGAAAGCACTTTCAGCTATTTTGTAATCTGCGTCCTGCGCAGCTATTACCCGCATTAAGCGCTGCCTCTCCACTACGCTGTGACATTAGCCAGCAAGGTTTTGATATTTTATGCGTCCGTGAGCTTACTGGCGGAATTTATTTTGGCGAAAAAGGTCGCCAAGGTGAGGGCGAAAGCGAGTCGGCGTTTGATACGCAAACCTATTCGCGCAAAGAAATCGAACGCATCGCCCGTTTTGCTTTTGATGCAGCGAGACTTAGAAGCAATCATGTGACTTCTGTAGACAAAGCCAACGTGCTGGCAACCAGTGTACTGTGGCGTGAAGTGGTCAATGAAGTCGCGAAAGAATACCCAGATGTGGCGCTTGATCACATCTATATCGACAACGCTGCGATGCAGTTGGTAAAGCAACCAAGCCAGTTTGATGTGCTACTGTGCGACAACCTGTTTGGTGACATCCTTTCTGATGAATGTGCAATGATCACGGGTTCCATGGGGTTATTACCATCGGCAAGTCTAAATCAATCGGGCTTTGGCTTATATGAGCCAGCGGGCGGCTCAGCACCAGATATCGCCGGTAAAGGAGTGGCAAACCCAATCGCACAAATCTTAAGTGCCGCGCTGATGCTACGTTATTCATTGGGGCAGGATGAAGCGGCACGCGCAATTGAAAAGGCAGTAGCAGAGGCGGTGAAAGATGGTGTAGGTACACCGGATATCTATCCCCAAGCAGGATTTACTACTATGGATGTCGCGCAAGCGATCGTCGACAGGGTTTAA
- the leuC gene encoding 3-isopropylmalate dehydratase large subunit — protein sequence MAKTLYDKIWQSHVVAKLNEQTDLLYIDRHLVHEVTSPQAFAGLREQNRPVRCPEKTFATMDHNVSTKSRSIDAASEVSKNQLQALAQNCEEFGIVLYDLNSINQGIVHVMGPEQGITLPGTTIVCGDSHTSTHGAFGALAHGIGTSEVEHVLATQTLQQKKAKSLKIQVNGVLRPTVTAKDLILAVIGQLGTAGGTGYVAEFCGSGIEALSMEARMTLCNMSIEMGAKAGLIAPDEKTFAYLRGRPFAPQGEDFDAAVSYWQTLHSDPDAEFDRVVELDADSVQPQVTWGTSPEQVIGINDLVPNPDDEPNLVKADAMRSALKYMGLTAGQRLSDAKVDTVFIGSCTNSRIEDLRAAAQVVAGKHVAAGVEALIVPGSGLVKQQAEQEGLADIFKAAGFEWREPGCSMCLAMNDDRLGAEKRCASTSNRNFEGRQGRGGRTHLVSPAMAAAAAIAGHFTDIRGEAS from the coding sequence GTGGCAAAAACATTATACGATAAAATTTGGCAATCCCATGTGGTTGCTAAATTAAACGAGCAAACCGATCTCTTGTACATTGACCGTCATCTAGTACACGAAGTCACTTCACCGCAGGCGTTTGCGGGATTAAGAGAGCAGAATCGTCCGGTAAGATGTCCAGAAAAAACCTTTGCGACGATGGATCATAATGTCTCGACCAAGAGCCGTTCGATTGATGCTGCCAGCGAGGTGAGCAAAAACCAGCTACAAGCGTTGGCACAAAACTGTGAAGAGTTTGGCATTGTGCTTTACGATTTAAATTCGATTAACCAAGGCATAGTGCACGTAATGGGACCTGAGCAAGGGATCACTTTGCCGGGTACAACGATTGTATGTGGCGATAGCCATACCTCAACGCACGGTGCATTTGGTGCGTTGGCTCACGGTATTGGTACATCAGAGGTTGAACATGTGCTGGCCACCCAAACCTTACAGCAGAAAAAAGCCAAATCGTTAAAAATTCAAGTGAATGGTGTATTGCGTCCGACCGTGACTGCAAAAGACTTGATCCTCGCTGTGATTGGGCAATTAGGCACAGCTGGTGGCACTGGCTATGTGGCTGAGTTTTGTGGTTCGGGGATCGAAGCGCTGTCGATGGAAGCGCGGATGACGCTCTGTAATATGAGTATTGAAATGGGGGCGAAAGCTGGCTTGATCGCACCTGACGAGAAAACCTTTGCGTATTTACGTGGTCGCCCATTTGCACCACAAGGCGAAGACTTTGATGCCGCAGTGAGCTACTGGCAAACCTTGCATAGCGACCCGGATGCCGAATTTGATCGTGTCGTAGAGCTGGATGCTGACAGTGTGCAACCTCAAGTAACCTGGGGGACAAGTCCAGAGCAAGTCATTGGTATTAATGACCTAGTACCTAACCCTGACGATGAACCTAATTTAGTCAAAGCGGATGCGATGCGCAGCGCGCTGAAATATATGGGCCTCACAGCAGGACAAAGGCTAAGCGATGCCAAAGTCGACACCGTATTTATTGGCTCTTGCACCAATAGCCGTATTGAAGATTTGCGTGCGGCAGCACAAGTGGTGGCGGGCAAGCACGTAGCGGCAGGCGTTGAAGCGCTTATCGTCCCAGGATCTGGCTTAGTAAAGCAGCAAGCCGAACAAGAAGGCTTAGCCGATATTTTCAAAGCTGCGGGGTTTGAGTGGCGTGAACCGGGCTGCTCTATGTGCTTGGCGATGAACGATGATCGTCTTGGCGCAGAAAAGCGCTGTGCATCGACCTCAAACCGGAACTTTGAAGGGCGCCAAGGGCGAGGCGGTCGTACGCATTTGGTGAGTCCAGCAATGGCGGCGGCGGCAGCAATTGCAGGTCACTTTACTGATATTCGAGGAGAGGCGTCATGA
- the leuD gene encoding 3-isopropylmalate dehydratase small subunit, whose product MSVFHQGLVAPLDKNNVDTDQIIPKQFLTSTSRDGFDKALFYDWRYLEDGQPDPNFVLNYRQYQGASILLTRDNFGCGSSREHAPWALKQYGFTVILAESFADIFFNNCGNNQMLCIALPVSKLDALFDACEQQSQVHLSIDLEAQQISGSGITPIDFEVREDIKARLLSGLDFIGETELLNAQIDAFEQQLATTRPWQ is encoded by the coding sequence ATGAGCGTGTTTCATCAGGGCCTAGTTGCGCCACTAGACAAAAACAATGTTGATACAGACCAAATTATTCCCAAGCAGTTTTTAACTTCAACCAGCCGCGATGGGTTTGATAAAGCGCTGTTTTATGATTGGCGCTATCTTGAAGATGGCCAGCCTGATCCGAACTTTGTGCTTAACTATCGACAATATCAGGGCGCGTCAATCTTGTTAACGCGTGACAACTTCGGTTGTGGTTCGTCTCGTGAGCATGCTCCTTGGGCACTAAAACAATATGGTTTTACCGTGATCTTAGCCGAGAGCTTTGCCGATATCTTTTTTAACAATTGTGGTAATAACCAAATGCTTTGCATTGCGTTACCAGTCAGCAAGTTAGATGCGCTTTTCGATGCATGTGAGCAACAATCACAAGTGCATTTGAGTATTGATCTAGAAGCACAGCAGATAAGCGGATCAGGTATTACGCCAATTGACTTTGAGGTGCGAGAAGACATCAAAGCACGCCTCTTGAGTGGTCTTGATTTTATCGGTGAGACCGAATTATTAAATGCCCAAATTGATGCTTTTGAGCAGCAGCTTGCTACGACAAGACCTTGGCAATAA